A single Argentina anserina chromosome 7, drPotAnse1.1, whole genome shotgun sequence DNA region contains:
- the LOC126801553 gene encoding chloroplastic import inner membrane translocase subunit HP30-2, which produces MEQGNRGTMVTMLPSQTQNPLEQLQARFKHLETGFRAWLSKQSAPVEAAIVTLTSGAQGAAVGGLMGTLTGDISASIPTPPPQAGGLNPQAMASFKQAQALAGGPWAQARNFAVMTGANAGISCVMKRLRGKEDVEGSMVAAFGSGALFSLVSGFGGPNQAQNALTSGLFFALVQGGLFKLGQKFSKGQSVDKDIYYSKTRSMLSNLGLNHYEKNFKKGLLTDYTLPLLNDSALKEVKIPPGPRLLILDHIKRDPAFQERRKQK; this is translated from the exons ATGGAGCAAGGAAATCGAGGCACCATGGTGACCATGCTCCCCAGTCAGACCCAAAACCCATTAGAGCAGTTGCAGGCTCGCTTCAAGCACCTCGAGACCGGCTTCCGCGCCTGGCTCTCCAAGCAGTCCGCCCCTGTCGAAGCCGCCATCGTCACCCTCACCAGCGGCGCTCAGGGCGCTGCCGTCGGCGGCCTCATGGGTACTCTCACCGGCGATATCTCCGCCTCTATCCCAACTCCTCCGCCTCAGGCCGGTGGGCTCAACCCCCAGGCCATGGCCTCCTTCAAGCAAGCTCAG GCTCTGGCTGGAGGTCCATGGGCGCAAGCTCGGAACTTTGCTGTGATGACTGGTGCCAATGCTGGGATATCTTGTGTTATGAAGAGACTGAGAGGGAAGGAGGATGTCGAGGGGAG CATGGTGGCTGCTTTTGGTTCAGGAGCCCTATTTTCATTGGTGAGTGGTTTTGGTGGCCCCAATCAAGCACAGAATGCACTTACATCTGGACTTTTCTTTGCACTTGTCCAAGGCGGACTTTTCAAG TTGGGGCAAAAGTTTTCCAAAGGACAATCTGTAGATAAAGATATCTACTATTCTAAAACAAGAAGCATGTTGAGTAACCTTGGCCTCAATCATTATGAGAAGAATTTCAAGAAAGGCTTGCTAACAGACTACACTTTGCCTCTGCTGAATGATAG TGCTCTTAAGGAGGTGAAAATCCCTCCCGGACCAAGGCTTCTCATTCTTGATCACATTAAGAG GGATCCGGCATTTCAGGAGAGGCGGAAACAAAAGTAG
- the LOC126801554 gene encoding protein RESPONSE TO LOW SULFUR 3-like has translation MLLYFNLLLLLLSLFRRISTLNTRLVSMAVTKQVPQVEDEKSLQKRNEELERELRKSQEREESMKAELQKMFERLRVAEEAEERLCSQLGELEAEAIDQARSDHARIVSLLNQLPQAQRLLQSAAVSLPLELAAK, from the coding sequence ATGCTCTTATACTtcaaccttcttcttcttcttctttctttgtttcgtAGAATTAGTACCTTAAACACTAGGCTAGTTTCAATGGCGGTGACGAAGCAGGTTCCTCAGGTGGAGGACGAGAAGTCACTGCAGAAGAGGAACGAGGAGCTGGAGAGGGAGCTGAGGAAGAGCcaggagagagaggagagtaTGAAGGCTGAGCTGCAGAAGATGTTTGAGAGGCTGAGAGTGGCGGAAGAGGCTGAGGAGAGACTGTGCTCACAGCTCGGTGAGCTAGAGGCCGAGGCCATCGATCAGGCGCGTTCAGATCACGCGAGGATTGTATCCCTCCTGAACCAGCTCCCTCAGGCGCAGCGTCTCCTCCAATCCGCTGCGGTTTCTCTTCCGTTAGAACTCGCCGCCAAATGA
- the LOC126801786 gene encoding autophagy-related protein 13a — MDCQNSYQPESGKLEQIVSQFLLKSLHVILDSRVPSLHQQDRSGELSFNSRVRKSDKWFNLVLGDRPAALENLNFWHRNVMDPMIIDIILVHQGSNSSSVDNFFGNSRAGTAVETIIERWVVQYETPRVVANQTSDSLAYKKTYKKSIVLLRALYSYMRLLPAYRIFRQLSTSHQSYDFDIIYKVSSLRDPFSRAEDEMMQEFSFAPVEANPGRLSVSVTYRETMSDFNLEPATPMPAKIITDYVGSPATDPLRSFPSSVRGDRPTSFPLGRLQPPSAGPFQRPHSWTSGFHRPPHVGQYKPGVGSPPAYRASPMSHDVGSPPIDTYTNRVQNYRLPSHSKTPSYDEYQLSPPFSASPSPSPPTYLSSGSFSPMQRRIRSETAPVSIPNPMGFKGSRYLSPNFSDPSRNSLPPLSPGRARNEPSSQESPSGTRAFRKPDSSRAGDMQPGFHKVKDSKEDSGRFSGLLSSSGSPRVGFSRSSSRLSFQDDIDDCEFSCPFDVDDVDTNDFHASQNHDGKRPSELTSQSLPIGRKSPGAAVGVLVHMLRTAPPLRQDSSCYSSQSMKPEHEEGVATASGFFMPRKTSDALEELRSYREMKDLLISKSGMRVLTKEEA, encoded by the exons ATGGATTGTCAGAACAGTTACCAGCCTGAATCGGGGAAATTGGAACAGATAGTTTCCCAATTTCTTCTGAAAAGCTTGCATGTTATTTTGGACTCGAGGGTACCTTCTCTTCACCAGCAGGATCGTAGTGGAGAGCTTTCGTTCAATTCTCGGGTGAGGAAGAGTGACAAATGGTTCAACTTAGTGTTAGGGGACCGTCCTGCAGCTCTTGAGAATCTGAACTTTTGGCACAGAAATGTGATGGATCCGATGATAATCGACATTATACTTGTTCATCAGGGGTCTAATTCTTCATCAGTTGACAATTTTTTTGGGAACTCCCGGGCTGGTACAGCTGTTGAAACAATTATAGAGAGGTGGGTTGTTCAGTATGAAACTCCTAGGGTTGTGGCTAATCAAACCAGTGACAGTTTAGCCTACAAGAAGACATATAAGAAGTCGATTGTACTTTTACGTGCTCTTTATTCATATATGAGGCTTCTTCCAGCTTATAGGATATTTAGACAGCTAAGTACATCTCATCAGAGTTATGATTTTGATATAATTTACAAGGTTTCTTCATTAAGAGATCCCTTTTCAAGGGCGGAGGATGAGATGATGCAGGAGTTCAGTTTTGCTCCTGTAGAGGCCAATCCTGGCCGTCTTTCTGTGTCTGTGACTTATCGTGAAACGATGTCTGATTTCAATCTTGAGCCTGCAACACCTATGCCAGCAAAGATCATTACAGATTATGTTGGTAGTCCTGCTACTGATCCCTTGAGGTCTTTTCCCTCATCAGTGAGGGGTGATCGCCCAACTTCCTTTCCATTGGGGAGATTACAACCTCCATCTGCTGGACCATTTCAGCGTCCACACAGCTGGACAAGTGGCTTCCATAGACCACCTCATGTTGGCCAGTATAAACCTGGGGTTGGATCTCCACCTGCATATCGTGCATCTCCTATGTCCCATGATGTTGGATCTCCTCCTATTGATACATATACTAACAGAGTTCAAAACTATAGACTGCCAAGTCATTCAAAGACTCCTAGTTACGATGAGTATCAGCTCTCACCTCCATTTTCAGCATCTCCGTCCCCATCTCCACCAACATACCTGTCCAGTGGTAGCTTTAGTCCTATGCAAAGACGAATCCGTTCAGAAACTGCTCCTGTGAGCATCCCTAATCCAATGGGGTTTAAGGGTTCTAGGTACCTTTCTCCCAATTTTTCTGATCCAAGTAGAAATTCCCTTCCTCCTTTATCTCCGGGAAGAGCTAGAAATGAACCTTCCTCACAAGAGTCTCCTTCTGGAACAAGAGCATTTAGAAAACCAGACAGTTCAAGGGCTGGAGACATGCAACCTGGTTTTCACAAG GTGAAAGATAGCAAAGAGGATTCAGGCCGGTTTTCAGGATTGTTGTCATCTAGTGGCTCACCACGTGTTGGATTTTCCAGAAGCTCCAGtagattatcttttcaagatgATATAGATGATTGTGAGTTCTCATGCCCCTTCGATGTGGACGATGTAGACACAAACGACTTTCATGCCAG TCAAAATCATGACGGCAAAAGACCTTCAGAGTTGACTTCCCAGTCATTGCCGATAGGTAGGAAGTCACCAGGTGCTGCTGTTGGCGTTCTTGTTCACATGCTGAGAACAGCTCCACCACTGCGTCAAGATTCAAGCTGTTACTCTTCTCAGTCGATGAAGCCTGAACACGAGGAAGGAGTTGCTACAGCTTCTGGTTTCTTTATGCCTCGAAAGACGTCTGATGCCCTAGAGGAGCTTAGAAGTTACAGAGAAATGAAAGACCTTCTAATCTCAAAGAGTGGAATGAGGGTGCTCACCAAAGAAGAAGCATAA